The Chitinophaga sp. H8 region TCAAATTCCTTCATCTTCTTGGTATACTCATCTACCAGCGCTTTACCGTCTGTTTGTAAACCTTGTGCAAAAGTCTGCAGATCGGTTTCCGCTTTTTTAGCTTCCGGCATGCTTTCTACCAGTGCCTGTGCATTAATGTGCGCCACTTTTGATTGAGCCATAGCATTTACGCTGAAAAGCCCGGTAACTGCCACAAAAGCAATAATTACATACTTCTTCATGATGTTGTCTGTGTTTAAAAAAATTTAAATACTTATGGTTAAAAAATGGTCTACTTCTTTACACCCAACGAATTGAGTATATCCTCGCTCTTATCCAGTTTAGGATCAGAGAAAATCACCGTTACCCCTCCTGCCTTATCCAGTACAAAGTCGTACATCCTGCTGGCAGCCAGCTTTTGTACCGCATTGTAAATCTTGTCCTGAATAGGTTTTATCAATTCCTCCCGCTTCTTAAATAAATCTCCTTCGTAGCCAAAACGTTTCTTTTGCAAGTCTTTAGCGTCCTTTTCCATCGCTACAATCTCATCTTCCCTTTTACGCTTCAGCTCTTCGGTCAGCATTACCTGTTCTGCCTGATAGGATTTATACATCCTGTCCACATCCTGGAATTTGGCATCAATTTCCTTCTGCCATTGCTCCGCAATCGCATCCAGTTTCTTTTGAGAAGCCTTGTAGTC contains the following coding sequences:
- a CDS encoding OmpH family outer membrane protein, giving the protein MKKLFITAAIVFATAWAATAQRYCVIDTKYILESIPDYKASQKKLDAIAEQWQKEIDAKFQDVDRMYKSYQAEQVMLTEELKRKREDEIVAMEKDAKDLQKKRFGYEGDLFKKREELIKPIQDKIYNAVQKLAASRMYDFVLDKAGGVTVIFSDPKLDKSEDILNSLGVKK